The Hymenobacter oligotrophus genome has a window encoding:
- a CDS encoding cupin domain-containing protein, which translates to MQDTTVTKIDSRHSPKGPEGQKYLASGINVSMRLWENEQPSDAKELVSRDYETVGFVIEGRAELHLEGQMVVLEPGNSWVVPKGAQHTYRILEPFTAVEATTPPAQAHNRDA; encoded by the coding sequence ATGCAGGATACCACTGTCACTAAAATTGATTCGCGCCATTCGCCCAAAGGCCCCGAGGGCCAGAAATACCTTGCTTCCGGCATCAATGTATCGATGCGCCTGTGGGAAAACGAGCAACCCAGCGACGCCAAAGAGCTGGTAAGCCGCGACTACGAAACCGTGGGCTTTGTGATTGAGGGCCGCGCCGAGCTGCACCTCGAAGGCCAAATGGTGGTGCTCGAGCCCGGCAACTCGTGGGTGGTGCCCAAGGGCGCGCAGCATACCTATCGGATTCTGGAGCCATTTACGGCCGTAGAGGCCACCACGCCCCCGGCACAAGCGCACAACCGCGACGCATAA
- a CDS encoding TonB-dependent receptor, producing MKHKFVHHLLAPTLLVATASQGWGQGVTTSAMSGVITDKTGQGLPGATVIAVHTPTGTQYVAPTNSEGRYNLQNMRVGGPYVIRVTFVGYQETTREGIFLTLGQTQRLDVNLSEATTELAGVTVTGTQNPVINAGRTGAATTIQREQIERLPTLNRSFNDMTRLTPQANGQSFAGRNGGYNNITIDGAIFNNSFGLSPTVGGQAGAQPISLDAIDQIQVSIAPYDVRQGSFTGAGINAVTRSGTNKIQASVYGFYRDQKFVGSKVGDVTQDYPNFNLKNYGFRVGGPVIKDKLFFFLNAESERRNDPPSGNFVANRPGQTPAPGGNSQTSRALASDLDVLSNFLQQKYGYNPGAYEGFEQRSNSDKATARLDWNISDAHRLNVKYNFLRSYADISPSSSNAIGNSRSQTQFGLPFFSSYYTINNNLDSWIAELNSTFGSRFSNNFTAGYSRFRDFRESPAGTIFPLVDIGNSTGLSTGANLNNITATNTLTTFGYEPFSAFNILDSDVYQAGNNFTAYLGKHNVTLGTYNEAYRFRNGFAPNYYGSYQYNSLDDFYASAVTQEAPYGYVRDANGVPQINNNPALARGAQRYQLQYSALPDGSFPYAETKAAQFGLYIQDEFSVRNNLKVTYGVRGDLPIIYSDIARNSNAANLTFREGVKLETDQLPKARVLFSPRVGVNWDVFDDKKTQVRGGTGIFTGRVPFVWISNQASNNGVQFGSYDLRGANAINPTTRPAGQTTGGTPSYFNPDVNKYRPVGAAANTQYNLAVTDREFKFPQVWRTNAAIDQELPGGLIGTLEGIYTQDLNGVYHQNVNLPQPVRNANGADNRPIFYTLSGSESNGVVTTTPVNRIYGGQGGVSPTNPNITDAILMKNTNKGYSYAVTGQLQKTFSNGFYASAAYTYSDSKSVNDGGSIAQSIWRDRAVSGDPNANVLAYSNFLQQHRVVASASYRREYLGHLGTTISLFYEAAPAGRFSYTYAGDMNGDGTGGNNDLMYVPRSRDEIVLRNITFFSGTPQQQVYTADQQWADLDAYINQDKYLSTRRGQYAERNGAVRPWQNRLDFRLLQDVFTNLGDNKNTLQLSVDVFNIGNMINSDWGVFQTANRTTPLNWVGYNAQGQPVFEYRYLTNPTRTVSGSDVTVTPGQALNTTFRNDTGGIGSRWQMQIGLRYIFN from the coding sequence ATGAAACACAAATTTGTTCACCACCTATTGGCTCCCACGCTGCTGGTAGCTACTGCTTCGCAAGGTTGGGGGCAAGGCGTAACCACCTCCGCTATGAGCGGGGTTATCACCGATAAAACGGGTCAGGGTTTGCCTGGGGCCACGGTAATTGCCGTGCACACTCCTACCGGTACGCAGTACGTAGCTCCTACCAACTCGGAAGGGCGCTACAACTTGCAGAACATGCGCGTGGGTGGTCCCTATGTCATCCGCGTGACCTTTGTGGGCTATCAGGAAACCACTCGTGAGGGCATCTTCCTGACCCTAGGTCAGACGCAACGCCTCGACGTGAACCTGAGCGAAGCCACCACAGAGCTGGCTGGCGTAACGGTAACGGGCACCCAGAACCCGGTTATCAACGCGGGCCGTACGGGCGCAGCCACCACCATTCAGCGCGAGCAGATTGAGCGTTTGCCCACCCTGAACCGCTCGTTTAACGACATGACGCGCCTGACGCCGCAAGCCAACGGCCAGAGCTTCGCGGGTCGAAACGGCGGTTACAACAACATCACCATCGACGGCGCTATTTTCAACAACTCGTTCGGCCTTTCCCCGACGGTTGGCGGCCAAGCCGGTGCGCAGCCCATCTCGCTCGACGCCATCGACCAGATTCAGGTAAGCATTGCGCCGTACGACGTGCGCCAGGGCTCTTTCACGGGGGCTGGCATCAACGCCGTTACGCGCTCGGGCACCAACAAAATTCAAGCTTCGGTGTACGGCTTCTACCGCGACCAGAAGTTTGTGGGCAGCAAGGTGGGCGACGTAACCCAGGACTACCCCAACTTTAACCTGAAGAACTACGGCTTCCGGGTGGGCGGCCCGGTTATCAAGGACAAGTTGTTCTTCTTCCTGAACGCCGAGTCGGAGCGCCGCAACGACCCGCCGTCGGGTAACTTCGTGGCCAACCGCCCTGGCCAAACGCCGGCCCCGGGTGGCAACTCGCAAACCTCGCGGGCTCTGGCTTCGGACCTCGATGTGCTGAGCAACTTCCTGCAGCAGAAGTACGGCTACAACCCCGGCGCTTACGAGGGCTTCGAACAGCGTTCGAACAGCGACAAGGCTACCGCTCGCCTCGACTGGAACATCTCGGATGCGCATCGCCTGAACGTGAAGTACAACTTCCTGCGTTCGTACGCCGATATTTCGCCCAGTAGCTCGAACGCCATTGGCAACAGCCGTTCGCAAACACAATTCGGCTTGCCGTTCTTCTCGTCGTACTACACGATCAACAACAACCTCGATTCGTGGATTGCCGAGTTGAACAGCACCTTCGGCAGCCGTTTCTCGAACAACTTCACGGCAGGTTACTCGCGCTTCCGCGACTTCCGTGAAAGCCCGGCAGGCACTATCTTCCCGCTGGTTGATATCGGCAACTCGACGGGCCTGAGCACTGGCGCCAACCTGAACAACATTACGGCCACCAACACGCTGACCACGTTTGGTTACGAGCCTTTCTCGGCCTTTAACATCCTCGATTCGGATGTTTACCAAGCCGGCAACAACTTTACGGCTTACCTAGGCAAACACAACGTAACCCTGGGCACCTACAACGAGGCGTACCGCTTCCGCAACGGCTTCGCCCCGAACTACTACGGCTCGTACCAGTACAACTCGCTCGACGACTTCTACGCTTCGGCAGTAACGCAGGAGGCACCGTACGGCTACGTGCGCGACGCCAACGGCGTACCGCAAATCAACAACAACCCGGCGCTGGCGCGCGGTGCGCAGCGCTACCAGTTGCAGTACTCGGCCCTGCCCGACGGCTCGTTCCCGTACGCCGAAACCAAAGCCGCTCAGTTTGGCCTGTACATTCAGGACGAATTTTCGGTGCGCAACAACCTGAAGGTAACCTACGGCGTGCGTGGCGACTTGCCGATTATCTACTCGGACATTGCGCGCAACAGCAACGCGGCTAACCTGACCTTCCGCGAAGGCGTGAAGCTCGAAACCGACCAGCTGCCGAAGGCACGGGTACTGTTTTCGCCGCGCGTGGGGGTAAACTGGGACGTATTCGACGATAAGAAAACCCAAGTGCGCGGCGGTACGGGCATCTTCACCGGCCGCGTGCCCTTCGTGTGGATTTCGAACCAAGCCAGCAACAACGGCGTGCAGTTCGGCTCCTACGATTTGCGCGGTGCCAACGCCATCAACCCCACTACCCGCCCGGCGGGCCAGACCACGGGTGGCACGCCTTCGTATTTCAATCCCGACGTGAACAAGTACCGCCCGGTAGGTGCTGCTGCCAACACGCAGTACAACCTGGCCGTGACGGACCGCGAATTTAAATTCCCGCAGGTGTGGCGTACCAACGCCGCCATCGACCAGGAGCTGCCCGGTGGCCTCATCGGTACGCTGGAAGGTATTTACACCCAAGACCTGAACGGGGTATACCACCAGAACGTGAACTTGCCGCAGCCGGTACGCAATGCCAACGGCGCCGATAACCGCCCGATCTTCTACACGCTGAGCGGCTCGGAAAGCAACGGTGTGGTAACCACTACTCCCGTTAACCGCATCTACGGCGGTCAGGGCGGCGTTTCGCCCACGAACCCCAACATCACGGATGCCATCCTGATGAAGAACACCAACAAGGGGTACTCGTACGCCGTAACCGGCCAGTTGCAGAAGACTTTCAGCAACGGTTTCTACGCCAGCGCGGCCTACACCTACTCCGATTCGAAGTCGGTGAACGACGGCGGCTCGATTGCGCAGTCGATCTGGCGCGACCGTGCTGTATCGGGCGACCCGAACGCCAACGTATTGGCTTACTCGAACTTCCTGCAGCAGCACCGCGTGGTGGCCTCGGCCTCTTACCGCCGCGAGTACCTAGGGCACCTAGGCACCACCATTTCGCTGTTCTACGAAGCTGCGCCGGCCGGCCGCTTCTCGTACACCTACGCCGGCGACATGAACGGCGACGGCACGGGCGGCAACAACGACCTGATGTACGTGCCGCGCAGCCGCGACGAGATTGTGTTGCGCAACATCACCTTCTTCTCGGGCACGCCGCAGCAGCAGGTGTACACCGCCGATCAGCAGTGGGCCGACTTGGATGCGTACATCAACCAGGATAAATACCTGAGCACCCGCCGCGGCCAGTACGCCGAGCGCAACGGTGCCGTACGCCCCTGGCAGAACCGTCTCGACTTCCGCTTGCTCCAGGACGTATTCACGAACCTGGGCGACAACAAAAATACCCTGCAGCTGAGCGTCGACGTGTTCAACATTGGCAACATGATCAACTCCGATTGGGGTGTGTTCCAGACGGCCAACCGCACCACCCCGCTCAACTGGGTAGGTTACAACGCCCAAGGCCAGCCGGTGTTTGAGTACCGCTACCTTACCAACCCCACCCGCACGGTATCGGGCAGCGATGTAACAGTAACGCCGGGCCAAGCGCTGAACACCACCTTCCGTAACGACACGGGCGGTATTGGTTCGCGCTGGCAGATGCAAATTGGCTTGCGCTACATCTTCAACTAA
- a CDS encoding peptidylprolyl isomerase: MMRPSALLPLALPALLAACTTARVPQNAAALNQFAADTTLRRIATAQDQRQTAALRPFLQSPKVRYRQAAASAFGSVQDKAALPDLLGALSDAAPEVRQAAAFALGQTADSAAAAPLANQINTETDARVRRTQLEALGKCVGKGSVALLLRVPANPGADTLATIGQAWGLYRAGLRGITSETSVRRAVSLLARQQPLEARLAAAQTLARTPRLDLTAYEAPVATAATSDPSYAVRAGATAALGKVKTPGLAATLASILRRDTDYRVRVAALRAMNASMYVPVKEAAWAALDDANAQVAVTAAEFFLNHASGETGQLFRDKAERMNSWRARSVLFAAALKHASAEEKEPIRKAIQQRYAGAAANPYEQAFLLKALGEDPGAYAFIEQATFAPKQPAVVSTYGIEALVALRNNPAFPAGQQPLFIQTLEKAIASNDVALIGTAAGALHDAKLNLRNEYRNLDLLRQAQQRIVLPRDVEAWQALQQALDFLESKATPTPTPSAAAQHPIDWKLVAGIPAGQRAVVHTSKGDVVLRLLVEEAPGSVASFVQLVHQGFYNGKNFHRVVPNFVAQGGCPRGDGWGGTDYTLRSEFADRQYAEGAVGLASAGKDTESCQWFITHSPTPHLDGRYTIFAVVERGMEVVHRIDIGDQIRSVELQKP; encoded by the coding sequence ATGATGCGCCCCTCCGCCCTCCTTCCGCTTGCCCTGCCCGCGCTGCTGGCAGCCTGCACCACCGCCCGCGTGCCCCAAAACGCGGCCGCGCTCAATCAGTTTGCGGCCGATACCACCCTGCGGCGCATTGCCACGGCGCAAGATCAGCGCCAAACCGCTGCGCTGCGGCCGTTTCTGCAAAGCCCCAAGGTGCGTTACCGGCAGGCCGCGGCCTCGGCGTTTGGCTCGGTGCAGGACAAAGCCGCGCTGCCCGATTTACTAGGTGCTTTGTCGGATGCTGCGCCCGAGGTGCGCCAGGCGGCGGCGTTTGCCCTAGGTCAAACAGCCGATAGCGCGGCGGCGGCTCCGTTGGCCAACCAAATCAATACGGAAACCGATGCCCGCGTGCGGCGCACCCAGCTGGAGGCCCTTGGCAAATGCGTGGGTAAAGGTTCGGTGGCCTTGCTGTTGCGCGTTCCCGCCAACCCCGGCGCCGATACGCTGGCTACCATCGGGCAGGCTTGGGGCTTGTACCGGGCCGGGCTGCGCGGCATCACCTCCGAAACCAGCGTGCGCCGGGCCGTGAGCCTGCTCGCCCGGCAACAGCCGCTGGAAGCCCGACTGGCGGCCGCCCAAACGCTGGCCCGCACACCTCGCCTCGACCTAACGGCCTACGAAGCCCCCGTTGCCACCGCCGCTACCTCCGACCCCAGCTACGCCGTGCGGGCCGGAGCCACCGCTGCCCTAGGTAAAGTCAAAACCCCCGGCCTGGCCGCCACGCTGGCCAGCATCTTGCGCCGCGACACTGATTACCGGGTGCGCGTAGCCGCGTTGCGCGCCATGAACGCCTCGATGTACGTGCCCGTGAAGGAGGCCGCGTGGGCCGCCCTCGACGATGCCAACGCGCAAGTGGCCGTTACGGCTGCCGAGTTCTTCCTCAACCACGCTTCGGGCGAAACGGGCCAGCTGTTCCGGGATAAAGCCGAGCGCATGAACTCGTGGCGGGCACGTTCGGTGCTGTTTGCTGCCGCGCTCAAGCACGCTTCGGCCGAGGAAAAAGAGCCCATCCGCAAGGCCATTCAGCAGCGCTACGCCGGCGCTGCGGCCAACCCCTACGAGCAGGCGTTTTTGCTGAAGGCGCTGGGCGAGGACCCGGGCGCGTATGCGTTCATTGAACAAGCAACGTTTGCGCCGAAGCAACCCGCCGTGGTAAGCACCTACGGCATAGAGGCCTTGGTGGCGCTGCGCAACAACCCGGCGTTTCCGGCGGGGCAGCAGCCGCTGTTCATTCAAACCCTCGAAAAAGCCATAGCCAGCAACGACGTGGCCCTGATTGGTACCGCTGCCGGCGCCCTACACGACGCCAAGCTTAACCTGCGCAACGAGTACCGCAACCTCGATTTGCTCCGGCAGGCGCAGCAGCGCATTGTGCTGCCCCGCGACGTGGAAGCCTGGCAGGCCCTGCAGCAAGCCCTCGATTTCCTCGAAAGCAAAGCTACGCCCACGCCTACACCCAGCGCCGCTGCCCAACACCCCATCGACTGGAAGCTGGTAGCGGGCATACCGGCCGGGCAACGCGCGGTGGTGCACACCTCCAAGGGCGATGTGGTGCTGCGCTTGTTGGTGGAGGAGGCCCCGGGCTCGGTAGCCAGTTTTGTGCAGCTGGTGCACCAAGGCTTTTACAACGGCAAAAACTTTCACCGGGTGGTGCCCAACTTTGTGGCCCAGGGCGGCTGCCCCCGCGGCGACGGGTGGGGCGGCACCGATTACACCCTGCGCTCGGAGTTTGCCGACCGTCAGTACGCTGAGGGCGCTGTGGGCCTGGCCTCGGCCGGCAAAGACACCGAAAGCTGCCAGTGGTTTATTACGCACAGCCCCACGCCGCACCTCGATGGCCGCTACACCATTTTTGCCGTGGTGGAGCGCGGCATGGAGGTGGTGCACCGCATCGACATCGGCGACCAAATCCGGAGCGTAGAGCTGCAAAAGCCCTAG
- a CDS encoding right-handed parallel beta-helix repeat-containing protein encodes MKTTLRLTLVALLSGAALQAARAQTTVYVNDAVTAGDVYTSAPGSDALGTGTAAAPYRTVARALQELPEGSTVRIDAGTYTEQVVLGSNVSLRGAGTAAGGTASATVLEGQLLTAPDGTTGILITTSGGTPAAPVTIANLTLRNYDFGIQTNNGNGKHDFLIEDVEVASNRRQGVFWNAVGNNPVGSERITFRRLRATGTAFSGGTGGGANGAGRGLLIQSGHKHAFLIENSVFEQNRRAGIDVNDGSVSGLIIRNCQFGLNGGAAMSILGATGRLTAGGPNTTFAALIENNVIRNNASNGLELKSCAGTGRSTGPGSFVIRNNFVLRAIQALPAEPQFDNAGIAFIDRDRSATLENPTGGFASDLTTGGAWIEGNVVRGYLPGNLAGFGVNAFGMVLEGSNNKVLRNVVSQCEYGIQIQDRPAGSSSAIGAYYGAGGNTLLVSAGDSINQNRIDSCSVFPLRAINLTNVVNASLNWLGGTDAVAMMGASGTGGLVRTLNGSFATQNSTGTTGRLDISPYLNSGTDTSPAAGFQPDFSYLNVAASSPSAAGTLGNLQEAVLMLTDGGTIDAAPGSYLESLVIDKNVFLPQEGAPVSVRDLTMNGVGKTLTLRAPLTIDNSLTLTSGLISSTSTDLLTLADNATASGGNAGSYVQGPLRKLGNDAFVFPVGQSGVLGRLGISAPNTTSSAFTAEYRAQGAGVAAVQPPLSNASSVEHWLLERSAGNANVQVQLFWEDGARSGVVSLPELRVARLSGSAWVNEGNTGTTGAAASGSVTSGTVNSFGVFSLASVSPINPLPVELTAFRAEAVGDGSVRLHWTTAQEKNNRGFEVERARNGEKWQYVGFVRGAGTSSQPQHYTLLDASGLTDVVYYRLRQLDTDGKATYSPIAAVRLLAAPGTLALFPNPASRELNLRLPSPTTGAVTVRVLDAAGRVAWSTQVPANGQTVQLDLGNRLKPGLYLVRVSGPGLDEAAQQLLVQ; translated from the coding sequence ATGAAAACAACCTTACGCTTGACTTTAGTGGCGCTGCTTTCGGGCGCGGCTTTGCAGGCCGCCCGGGCGCAAACCACCGTGTATGTAAACGATGCCGTTACCGCGGGCGACGTGTACACCTCGGCGCCCGGCAGCGATGCCCTTGGCACCGGCACGGCCGCCGCGCCCTACCGCACCGTCGCGCGGGCCTTGCAGGAATTACCCGAGGGCAGTACCGTACGCATCGATGCGGGCACGTACACCGAACAGGTGGTGCTCGGCAGCAACGTATCGTTGCGGGGCGCGGGCACGGCGGCAGGCGGCACGGCCTCGGCTACCGTGCTCGAGGGCCAACTGCTCACGGCGCCAGATGGTACCACGGGCATTCTGATAACCACCAGCGGCGGCACGCCCGCGGCACCGGTTACCATTGCCAACCTCACGCTGCGCAACTACGACTTTGGCATTCAGACCAACAACGGCAACGGCAAACACGATTTTCTAATTGAAGACGTGGAAGTGGCCAGCAACCGCCGCCAGGGTGTGTTTTGGAACGCGGTAGGCAACAACCCCGTGGGCTCGGAGCGCATCACGTTTCGGCGCTTGCGGGCTACGGGCACAGCGTTTTCGGGAGGCACAGGCGGTGGGGCCAACGGCGCCGGGCGGGGCTTGCTAATTCAAAGCGGGCACAAGCATGCTTTTCTGATTGAAAACAGCGTGTTCGAGCAAAACCGCCGGGCAGGCATTGATGTAAACGACGGCAGCGTGAGCGGCCTCATTATTCGCAACTGCCAGTTTGGGCTGAACGGCGGCGCGGCCATGTCGATCCTAGGTGCTACGGGCCGATTGACGGCCGGGGGCCCCAACACCACGTTTGCGGCCCTGATCGAGAACAACGTTATCCGCAATAACGCTTCCAACGGCCTGGAGCTGAAATCGTGCGCGGGCACGGGGCGCAGCACAGGGCCGGGCAGCTTTGTTATCCGCAACAATTTTGTGTTGCGCGCCATTCAGGCCCTGCCCGCCGAACCGCAGTTCGACAACGCCGGCATTGCCTTCATCGACCGCGACCGGAGCGCAACCCTTGAAAACCCAACAGGCGGCTTTGCCAGCGACTTAACCACCGGCGGCGCTTGGATTGAAGGCAATGTGGTACGCGGCTACCTGCCGGGCAACCTAGCTGGGTTTGGGGTGAATGCGTTCGGCATGGTGCTCGAGGGCTCGAATAACAAGGTGCTGCGCAACGTGGTGTCGCAGTGCGAATACGGCATTCAGATACAAGATCGGCCCGCTGGCAGCAGCAGCGCCATAGGTGCGTACTACGGCGCCGGCGGCAACACCTTGCTTGTTTCGGCCGGCGACAGCATCAACCAAAACCGCATCGATAGTTGCAGCGTGTTTCCCTTGCGGGCCATCAATCTGACGAACGTAGTGAATGCCAGCCTGAACTGGTTAGGCGGCACCGATGCCGTAGCCATGATGGGTGCCAGCGGCACCGGCGGGCTGGTACGCACGCTCAACGGCAGCTTTGCTACGCAAAACTCCACAGGCACCACGGGCCGCCTCGACATCAGCCCCTACCTGAACAGCGGCACCGACACCTCGCCCGCGGCCGGCTTTCAGCCCGATTTCAGCTACCTGAACGTGGCGGCCAGCAGCCCATCGGCGGCGGGCACCTTGGGCAACCTGCAGGAGGCTGTGCTGATGCTTACCGACGGCGGCACCATTGATGCCGCACCGGGCAGCTACCTCGAAAGCTTGGTAATTGATAAAAACGTGTTTTTGCCGCAGGAAGGCGCCCCCGTGAGCGTGCGCGACCTGACTATGAACGGAGTTGGCAAAACGCTTACGCTGCGCGCGCCGCTCACCATCGACAACAGCCTGACGCTTACCAGCGGCCTTATCAGCAGCACCAGCACCGATTTGCTTACCCTGGCCGACAATGCCACCGCCAGTGGCGGCAACGCGGGCAGCTACGTGCAGGGCCCGCTGCGCAAGCTCGGCAACGATGCCTTTGTGTTTCCGGTGGGCCAGAGCGGCGTGCTGGGTCGCTTAGGTATTTCGGCGCCCAACACCACAAGCAGCGCCTTTACGGCGGAGTACCGTGCGCAAGGAGCGGGCGTTGCGGCCGTGCAGCCGCCGCTTAGCAACGCCAGCAGCGTAGAGCACTGGCTGCTGGAGCGCAGCGCCGGCAATGCCAACGTGCAGGTGCAGCTGTTTTGGGAAGACGGCGCCCGCAGCGGGGTGGTGTCGTTGCCGGAGCTGCGCGTGGCCCGGCTTAGCGGCAGCGCGTGGGTAAACGAAGGCAACACCGGCACTACCGGCGCGGCGGCGAGCGGCTCGGTTACGTCCGGCACCGTCAACAGTTTTGGGGTATTCAGTTTGGCCTCGGTAAGCCCCATCAACCCGCTGCCCGTCGAGCTGACGGCTTTCCGGGCCGAGGCCGTGGGCGACGGCAGCGTTCGGCTGCACTGGACCACGGCCCAGGAAAAAAACAACCGCGGCTTTGAAGTAGAGCGCGCCCGCAACGGCGAAAAGTGGCAGTACGTGGGCTTTGTGCGGGGGGCCGGCACCAGCTCGCAGCCGCAGCACTACACCCTGCTCGATGCCTCCGGGCTTACCGACGTGGTGTACTACCGCCTGCGGCAGCTCGATACCGACGGCAAAGCCACTTACTCGCCCATTGCGGCCGTGCGCCTGCTGGCAGCCCCAGGTACGCTGGCGCTGTTCCCGAACCCGGCCTCGCGCGAGTTGAACCTACGGCTGCCCAGCCCAACTACCGGCGCAGTTACCGTGCGCGTGCTTGATGCCGCGGGCCGCGTGGCCTGGAGCACCCAAGTGCCTGCCAACGGCCAAACCGTGCAGCTCGACCTAGGCAACCGCCTGAAACCGGGCCTGTACCTGGTGCGCGTGAGCGGCCCCGGCCTCGACGAAGCCGCCCAGCAACTGCTGGTGCAATAG
- the cysK gene encoding cysteine synthase A yields the protein MKAQTILDTIGNTPLLRINRLFKDIRPDVEVWMKLERANPGGSIKDRIALSMIEQAEKDGILTPDSLIVEPTSGNTGVGLAMVAAVKGYRLTLVMPESMSIERRRLMAAYGAQLELTPREKGMKGAIERAHEIVRETPGAWIPMQFDNPANIQVHADTTAKEILRDAPEGFDFYITGVGTGGHITAVAEVLKPQFPHMKVFAVEPELSPVISGGQPGPHPIQGIGAGFIPNNLHTNVLDGTVQISQAEAFEMARRAAREEGLFVGVSSGASLAAVAKKLAEVPQGGRVLTFCYDTGERYLSVDGLFV from the coding sequence ATGAAAGCCCAAACCATTCTCGATACCATTGGCAACACCCCGCTGCTGCGCATCAACCGCTTGTTCAAAGACATCCGCCCCGATGTGGAGGTGTGGATGAAGTTGGAACGCGCCAACCCCGGCGGCAGCATCAAAGACCGCATTGCCCTATCGATGATCGAACAGGCCGAGAAAGACGGCATCCTCACGCCCGATAGCCTGATTGTGGAGCCTACCTCAGGCAACACCGGTGTGGGCTTGGCCATGGTGGCCGCCGTCAAAGGCTACCGCCTTACGCTCGTCATGCCCGAGTCGATGTCCATCGAACGCCGCCGCCTGATGGCGGCTTACGGCGCCCAACTCGAGCTGACGCCGCGCGAAAAAGGCATGAAGGGCGCCATCGAGCGGGCCCACGAAATTGTGCGCGAAACGCCCGGCGCCTGGATTCCGATGCAGTTCGACAACCCGGCCAACATTCAGGTACACGCCGATACCACAGCTAAGGAAATTCTGCGCGATGCCCCCGAGGGCTTCGATTTCTACATCACGGGGGTGGGCACCGGTGGCCACATCACGGCCGTAGCCGAGGTGCTTAAGCCGCAATTTCCGCACATGAAAGTGTTTGCCGTGGAGCCCGAACTCTCGCCGGTTATCAGCGGCGGCCAGCCTGGGCCGCACCCCATTCAGGGCATCGGCGCGGGGTTCATCCCGAACAACCTGCACACCAACGTGCTCGACGGCACCGTGCAAATCAGCCAAGCCGAAGCATTCGAAATGGCGCGCCGCGCTGCCCGCGAAGAGGGTTTGTTTGTGGGCGTGTCGTCGGGGGCTTCGCTGGCGGCCGTGGCCAAAAAGCTGGCCGAAGTGCCGCAAGGTGGCCGCGTGCTCACCTTCTGCTACGACACCGGCGAACGTTACCTGTCCGTCGACGGCTTATTTGTGTAA
- the epsC gene encoding serine O-acetyltransferase EpsC: protein MIRDAFITALADTHRAAPPPLPGPQLCQLADSLLALLFPERTEQRLSSPETVSRVLTDLQTRVAQLLESVSGLPVGPAALAADLFGQLPLLHELLVLDARAILAADPAAQDMAEVISTYPGFYALALHRLAHAFYQRRVPLLPRLLSEYAHQRTGIDIHPGARIGRSCSIDHGTGIVIGETAVLGDHVRLFQGVTLGALSVAKDLANQKRHPTIEDNVVIYAGATILGGSTVVGRHSIIGGNVWLTESVPSHSRVYHRAQLYVTRAEDPTADLTFSI, encoded by the coding sequence ATGATACGCGACGCTTTTATAACCGCGCTGGCCGATACCCACCGCGCCGCCCCGCCACCGCTGCCCGGCCCCCAGCTGTGCCAGCTGGCCGATAGCCTGCTGGCGCTGCTGTTTCCGGAGCGCACCGAGCAGCGCCTCAGCAGCCCCGAAACGGTAAGTCGCGTGCTCACCGATCTGCAAACCCGCGTTGCGCAGCTGCTCGAGTCGGTGTCGGGGTTGCCGGTGGGTCCGGCCGCGTTGGCCGCCGATTTGTTTGGGCAACTGCCCTTGCTGCACGAGTTGTTGGTGCTCGATGCGCGCGCCATCCTGGCCGCCGACCCGGCAGCGCAGGACATGGCCGAAGTTATCAGCACGTACCCGGGTTTTTATGCCTTGGCCCTGCACCGGCTGGCGCATGCGTTTTACCAGCGCCGCGTGCCGTTGCTGCCGCGCCTGCTCAGCGAATACGCCCACCAGCGCACCGGCATTGATATTCACCCGGGCGCCCGCATCGGCCGCTCGTGCAGCATCGATCATGGTACGGGCATTGTTATCGGCGAAACGGCCGTGCTGGGCGACCACGTGCGCCTGTTTCAGGGCGTAACCCTAGGTGCCCTGAGTGTAGCCAAGGACCTGGCCAACCAAAAGCGCCACCCTACCATCGAAGACAACGTGGTGATTTACGCCGGTGCCACCATCCTAGGTGGCAGCACGGTTGTGGGGCGGCACAGCATCATCGGGGGCAATGTGTGGCTAACCGAGAGCGTGCCGTCGCACTCGCGCGTGTATCACCGGGCGCAGCTTTACGTTACCCGCGCCGAAGACCCCACGGCCGACCTTACCTTTTCCATTTAG